A single genomic interval of Camelina sativa cultivar DH55 chromosome 11, Cs, whole genome shotgun sequence harbors:
- the LOC104724572 gene encoding protein ABIL4-like, translated as MRLCREYMGKSGTHQHLLLFQYPRHHKRYFFPQQGRGTSFSAGDDSCRFKSGVRSTILENPPNTARKANKAGSFSFAPIIVHNNINSRTPSKRTNSPMRFPLLRSGSLLKRSSSPSQPKKPPLPEPQRAIPVSRNTEIVEIKQSSSRKGKKILMLKALMSMSKSRN; from the exons ATGAGACTATGCAGAGAGTACATGGGGAAGAGTGGGACTCATCAGCATTTGCTTCTATTTCAATATCCTCGCCATCATAAGCGTTACTTCTTCCCTC aACAAGGAAGAGGCACAAGTTTCTCTGCAGGAGATGACTCATGCCGGTTCAAGAGTG GTGTTCGATCAACAATACTAGAAAACCCCCCAAATACTGCAAG GAAAGCTAACAAGGCAGGGAGCTTCTCTTTTGCACCCATCATCGtacacaacaacatcaacagcAGAACACCAA GTAAAAGAACAAACTCTCCTATGAGATTCCCTCTCTTACGTTCAGGATCTCTACTGAAACGTTCAAGCTCCCCAAGCCAACCAAAGAAACCG CCCTTACCAGAACCACAAAGAGCGATACCTGTGTCGAGAAATACAGAGATAGTGGAGATAAAGCAATCTTCATCGCGTAAAGGGAAGAAGATTCTGATGCTCAAGGCGTTGATGAGCATGAGCAAGTCCAGAAACTAA
- the LOC104728479 gene encoding protein ABIL4-like encodes MASSTSLAIVLHQSSNNDELFMKQTLQFSETLKDLKNLRKQLYSAAEYFETSYGKEEHKETVIETLKEYAAKAVVNTVDHLGSVSDKFNSFLSDNSTHFSTTHLRLSSLEQVKHSISNLES; translated from the exons ATGGCGAGCTCTACATCTTTAGCGATAGTTCTTCACCAGTCTTCCAATAATGACGAACTCTTCATGAAGCAAACTCTTCAATTCTCAGAAACTCTCAAG gATTTGAAGAATTTGCGGAAACAGTTGTATTCAGCTGCTGAGTATTTCGAAACATCTTACGGcaaagaggaacacaaagaaac AGTCATAGAGACGTTGAAAGAGTATGCAGCAAAGGCAGTAGTGAACACAGTGGATCATCTCGGTTCTGTTTCCGACAAATtcaactcttttctctctgatAATTCGACCCATTTCTCCACCACTCATCTTCGTTTATCTTCTCTTGAACAAGTAAAACACTCAATCTCGAATCTTGAATCCTGA
- the LOC104724573 gene encoding putative uncharacterized protein DDB_G0286901 yields MENNNNNNNSNQQSFWQFSDQLRVQTPNLANLSLNESIWSTNSVFKERRNLDIADKNNNNSQIDYYLNQNQKKKAGSDSNWSWKSSSGPNNDNMGLGFGPVGSKSAVLVGSNPIDRFNTPFNDTWKFNSVNVNANGYTPPSGAVNGDFNKGVYTSMNKYGYNVNLIKQGNNKDKGVDEDHHHPNHHQVQKGGKKNRKNNSQRNEDDKINNGLDKRFKTLPPAEALPRNETIGGYIFVCNNDTMEENLKRQLFGLPPRYRDSVRAITPGLPLFLYNYSTHQLHGIYEAASFGGTNIELNAFEDKKCPGESRFPAQVRAITRKVCLPLEEDSFRPILHHYDGPKFRLELSVPEVLSLLDIFADQNP; encoded by the exons atggagaataataacaacaacaacaacagcaatcAGCAATCTTTTTGGCAGTTCAGCGACCAGCTGAGAGTTCAGACACCAAATCTAGCGAACCTGTCGCTCAACGAGTCGATCTGGAGCACCAACTCCGTCTTCAAAGAGCGTCGAAACTTAGACATCGccgacaagaacaacaacaacagccagATCGACTATTATCTGAAccagaatcagaagaagaaggctgGTTCCGACTCCAACTGGAGCTGGAAGTCATCTTCTGGTCCAAACAACGACAACATGGGTTTGGGTTTCGGACCCGTGGGATCGAAATCCGCCGTCCTCGTCGGTTCGAACCCAATCGACAGATTCAACACCCCTTTCAACGACACCTGGAAATTCAACTCAGTCAACGTCAACGCTAACGGTTACACACCACCGTCAGGCGCCGTTAACGGAGACTTCAACAAAGGGGTTTACACGTCGATGAACAAGTATGGGTATAACGTGAATCTCATAAAGCAAGGCAACAACAAGGACAAAGGAGTCGatgaagatcatcatcatcctaaTCATCATCAGGTTCAGAAAGGTGGGAAGAAGAACAGGAAGAACAATAGCCAGAGGAACGAAGACGACAAGATTAATAATGGTTTGGACAAGAGGTTTAAGACTCTTCCTCCAGCAGAGGCTTTGCCGAGAAACGAAACCATTGGTGGTTACATCTTTGTCTGCAACAACGATACCATGGAAGAGAATCTCAAACGCCAGCTTTTCG GGTTGCCACCAAGATACAGGGACTCGGTGAGAGCGATAACTCCGggacttcctctgtttctttacaACTACTCTACTCACCAACTTCATGGAATCTACGag gcAGCTAGCTTCGGAGGAACAAACATTGAGTTGAATGCTTTTGAAGATAAGAAATGTCCAGGCGAATCTCGCTTCCCTGCTCAG GTTAGGGCCATAACGAGGAAAGTGTGTTTGCCACTGGAAGAAGATTCTTTCCGACCCATTTTGCACCACTACGACGGTCCTAAGTTCCGGCTCGAACTCAGTGTCCCTGag GTGCTTTCTCTATTGGACATTTTTGCTGACCAAAACCCTTGA
- the LOC109127693 gene encoding uncharacterized protein LOC109127693, with protein MLFIYSIRMEELSQILKNNRMDDLTWFCSLSESELDLLISLKKLAIQRAIISGHQELADKFDLKLLRALGLVLMEYVRKKIEGDTCLAPSVVHQLSLLDSCNLVETHVDGTIDTEEILCEICNKNLKKKSRKRRRSK; from the exons ATGCTCTTCATCTATTCTATTAGGATGGAGGAATTGAGCCAAATCTTGAAGAACAATAGGATGGATGATCTCACTTGGTTTTGTTCTCTCTCAGAATCTGAACTg gATTTGCTCATCAGCTTAAAGAAGCTAGCCATTCAACGCGCCATAATAAGTGGTCACCAAGAACTAGCTGACAAATTTGATCTTAAGTTGCTCCGAGCTCTAG GGCTTGTGCTAATGGAGTATGTAAGAAAAAAGATAGAGGGTGATACTTGTCTTGCCCCAAGTGTTGTTCATCAACTCAGCCTTTTGGATAGTTGTAACTTGGTGGAAACGCATGTAGATGGTACTATAGACACTGAGGAGATTCTGTGTGAAATCTGCAACaagaatttaaaaaagaaatcacGGAAAAG GAGGCGGTCCAAGTGA
- the LOC104724576 gene encoding mediator-associated protein 3, giving the protein MEEEVAREEVEIDKDLQRKIEKTVKKILKKSNLYKMTEIKAREQASVELDLDLSQDPYKVIVREVVENFIEEAIKVVGNKIAKLPTKKESRVSI; this is encoded by the coding sequence atggagGAAGAAGTGGCGAGAGAAGAGGTGGAGATCGATAAGGATCTGCAGAGGAAAATAGAGAAGACGGTGAAGAAGATCTTGAAAAAGTCGAACTTGTACAAGATGACAGAGATCAAGGCGCGAGAACAAGCTTCAGTTGAATTGGATCTCGATCTCTCTCAAGATCCTTACAAGGTCATCGTGAGAGAAGTAGTTGAAAATTTCATAGAAGAAGCAATAAAGGTGGTAGGCAATAAGATTGCGAAGCTTCCGACGAAGAAAGAGTCGAGGGTTTCAATCTAA
- the LOC104724574 gene encoding mediator-associated protein 3-like has product MEEEGAREEVEIDKDLQRKIEKTVKKILKKSNLYKMTEIKAREQASVELDLDLSQDPYKVL; this is encoded by the coding sequence atggagGAAGAAGGGGCGAGAGAAGAGGTGGAGATCGATAAGGATCTGCAGAGGAAAATAGAGAAGACGGTGAAGAAGATCTTGAAAAAGTCGAACTTGTACAAGATGACAGAGATCAAGGCGCGAGAACAAGCTTCAGTTGAATTGGATCTCGATCTCTCTCAAGATCCTTACAAGGTNCTTTAA
- the LOC104724577 gene encoding uncharacterized protein LOC104724577 isoform X2, producing the protein MANSISSISLPRSFVFNNGCQKSRPWPSSSSLILNNSSNHHTLLSLSSSPASVVETGGDNDDGDLTFSGCRVCGKEEKESGCNGDGRIQGGIATFPGFGWWPIKAYRPCPAFVESGGRYRRLGQSMDEVAFGRGGGDSKSDTTDPPPISKKKPTSSSTKFNK; encoded by the exons ATGGCGAATTCCATTTCATCAATATCTCTGCCGCGATCTTTCGTCTTCAACAATGGTTGTCAGAAATCAAGGCCATGGCCGAGCTCGAGCAGTCTCATCCTCAACAACTCATCAAATCATCACACactactctctctttcttcttcgccgGCCTCCGTCGTAGAAACTGGTGGTGACAACGACGACGGCGACCTCACTTTCAG TGGTTGCAGAGTGTGTgggaaagaggagaaagagagtgGCTGTAACGGTGACGGACGGATTCAAGGTGGCATTGCAACTTTCCCTGGTTTCGGTTGGTGGCCCATTAAGGCTTACCGGCCTTGTCCCGCGTTTGTCGAGTCCGGAGGTAGATACCGCCGCTTAGGACAGAGCATGGACGAGGTTGCATTTGGTCGTGGTGGTGGTGACTCTAAATCCGACACCACTGATCCGCCACCGATTAG TAAAAAAAAGCCAACAAGTTCTTCTACCAAGTTCAACAAGTGA
- the LOC104724577 gene encoding uncharacterized protein LOC104724577 isoform X1, protein MANSISSISLPRSFVFNNGCQKSRPWPSSSSLILNNSSNHHTLLSLSSSPASVVETGGDNDDGDLTFSGCRVCGKEEKESGCNGDGRIQGGIATFPGFGWWPIKAYRPCPAFVESGGRYRRLGQSMDEVAFGRGGGDSKSDTTDPPPISSKKKPTSSSTKFNK, encoded by the exons ATGGCGAATTCCATTTCATCAATATCTCTGCCGCGATCTTTCGTCTTCAACAATGGTTGTCAGAAATCAAGGCCATGGCCGAGCTCGAGCAGTCTCATCCTCAACAACTCATCAAATCATCACACactactctctctttcttcttcgccgGCCTCCGTCGTAGAAACTGGTGGTGACAACGACGACGGCGACCTCACTTTCAG TGGTTGCAGAGTGTGTgggaaagaggagaaagagagtgGCTGTAACGGTGACGGACGGATTCAAGGTGGCATTGCAACTTTCCCTGGTTTCGGTTGGTGGCCCATTAAGGCTTACCGGCCTTGTCCCGCGTTTGTCGAGTCCGGAGGTAGATACCGCCGCTTAGGACAGAGCATGGACGAGGTTGCATTTGGTCGTGGTGGTGGTGACTCTAAATCCGACACCACTGATCCGCCACCGATTAG caGTAAAAAAAAGCCAACAAGTTCTTCTACCAAGTTCAACAAGTGA